From a single Paenibacillus sp. FSL R5-0345 genomic region:
- a CDS encoding glycoside hydrolase family 127 protein — MKTQAFDLKDVRIESGPLLHAMELNTDYLLKLEADRLLSRFREYAGLAPNAAHYEGWEAQGISGHTLGHYLSGCALMYASTENEELLQRVNYVVDELEQCQNAHGNGFISGIPRSKELFEEVKAGDIRSQGFDLNGGWVPLYTMHKLFAGLRDAYRLADNQKALVLETKLGLWLEDIFAELSKDQIQEVLRCEFGGMNEALTDLAEDSGDDRFLALAESFYHGEVLNDLAVEKDTLAGRHANTQIPKIIGAARQYEVTGQEHYAGISRFFWDRVVNHHSYVIGGNSYNEHFGEPDKLNDRLGEGSCETCNTYNMLKLTKHMFQWDAYAAYADYYERAMYNHILASQEPVDGRVCYFVSLEMGGHKSFNSQFESFTCCVGSGMESHSMYGSAIYFHSADELYVNQYVPSTVTWKEQGIRLKQETKFPEEGQGTLRISTEKPTKFTLKLRYPYWAEQGMNVRVNGEDIQVKAGKSSYLTLDRVWQDGDVVEYDIPMSVRIESMPDNPNRIAFLYGPLVLAGDFGAINAELGDDRALASVLIGDRETLTDSLIQSNVSENVFRMKGLGYTADHELRPFYPMHDHRYSVYWDLFTPEEWKLAEAEYREAVENNLLLEQLTVDSVQPAEMQPERDHNFTGEFVGLGKIYNRKYRDSWINGWFSFTMEVLPEEQVDLVVTYLKSNDTSVAFDITADAKQLGLGVLESEEMNKLETIRYELPQSITSGKSAITIKFASHEGQKVGQVAGLRIVKRNS; from the coding sequence TTGAAGACGCAAGCTTTTGATCTGAAGGACGTACGTATAGAGTCAGGTCCACTTCTCCATGCGATGGAGTTAAATACGGATTATTTACTAAAGCTGGAGGCTGACCGGTTATTGTCACGTTTTCGCGAGTATGCTGGCTTAGCGCCCAATGCTGCCCATTATGAGGGATGGGAAGCTCAGGGCATTAGCGGTCATACATTAGGACATTATCTATCTGGATGTGCGTTGATGTATGCTTCTACGGAGAATGAAGAGCTGCTTCAACGTGTGAATTATGTAGTAGATGAATTAGAGCAGTGTCAGAATGCACATGGTAATGGTTTTATCTCCGGGATTCCCCGCAGCAAAGAACTGTTTGAGGAAGTGAAGGCAGGTGACATTCGCTCGCAAGGCTTTGACCTCAACGGTGGCTGGGTACCGCTGTACACAATGCATAAGCTATTTGCGGGTCTCCGCGATGCTTATCGTTTGGCTGACAATCAGAAGGCACTAGTGCTTGAAACGAAGCTGGGACTGTGGCTTGAAGATATTTTTGCAGAGCTGAGTAAAGATCAGATCCAAGAGGTACTGCGCTGTGAATTCGGCGGCATGAATGAAGCACTCACGGATTTGGCAGAGGATTCTGGTGATGATCGTTTTCTTGCCTTGGCGGAAAGCTTTTACCATGGTGAAGTTCTTAATGATTTGGCCGTAGAAAAAGATACCCTAGCCGGAAGACACGCCAATACTCAGATTCCGAAGATTATTGGAGCGGCAAGACAATATGAAGTAACAGGACAGGAGCATTATGCTGGTATCTCACGCTTCTTCTGGGATCGGGTTGTGAATCATCATTCCTATGTGATTGGCGGCAACAGCTACAATGAGCATTTCGGTGAACCGGATAAGCTAAATGATCGATTGGGCGAAGGCTCCTGTGAGACGTGCAACACTTACAACATGCTGAAGCTGACGAAGCATATGTTCCAGTGGGATGCTTATGCCGCATATGCGGATTACTACGAACGTGCAATGTATAACCATATCCTGGCTTCTCAGGAGCCGGTAGATGGACGTGTGTGTTATTTTGTATCCCTCGAAATGGGTGGACATAAGTCGTTCAACTCCCAGTTTGAGAGCTTTACATGCTGTGTAGGCTCAGGAATGGAAAGCCATTCTATGTATGGGTCGGCGATTTACTTCCATAGCGCAGATGAGCTGTATGTGAATCAGTACGTACCTTCAACAGTGACTTGGAAAGAGCAAGGCATTCGTTTGAAGCAAGAGACCAAGTTCCCTGAAGAGGGACAAGGCACCCTGCGTATCAGCACAGAGAAACCGACTAAATTCACATTGAAGCTAAGATACCCTTACTGGGCTGAGCAAGGCATGAACGTTAGGGTAAACGGTGAAGACATTCAAGTGAAGGCAGGCAAATCTAGCTACCTTACGTTGGATAGAGTATGGCAGGATGGGGATGTTGTCGAATACGACATTCCAATGTCGGTAAGAATCGAATCTATGCCGGATAATCCGAACCGAATTGCTTTCCTCTACGGGCCGCTTGTGCTCGCAGGTGATTTTGGAGCTATAAATGCAGAGCTAGGCGACGATCGCGCCCTTGCTTCCGTATTAATCGGTGATCGCGAGACGCTAACGGACAGCCTCATTCAGTCTAATGTGAGTGAAAATGTGTTCCGGATGAAGGGTTTAGGATATACGGCGGATCATGAGCTTCGTCCATTCTACCCCATGCATGATCATCGTTATTCTGTGTATTGGGATTTGTTCACGCCGGAGGAATGGAAGCTGGCAGAAGCTGAATACCGTGAAGCCGTGGAGAATAACCTGCTGCTTGAGCAGCTAACCGTTGATTCGGTACAACCTGCTGAAATGCAGCCTGAACGCGATCATAACTTCACAGGCGAATTTGTAGGCTTAGGCAAAATTTACAATCGCAAGTATCGCGACAGTTGGATCAATGGCTGGTTCTCCTTCACGATGGAGGTCTTGCCAGAAGAACAAGTCGATCTGGTAGTAACCTATTTGAAATCGAATGATACTTCGGTGGCCTTCGATATTACGGCAGACGCTAAACAGCTTGGATTAGGTGTCTTGGAGTCTGAAGAGATGAATAAGCTGGAAACGATTCGTTACGAGCTTCCGCAGTCGATCACAAGTGGCAAATCAGCCATTACGATCAAGTTCGCTTCGCATGAAGGACAGAAGGTTGGCCAAGTGGCAGGCCTACGTATCGTTAAACGTAATTCTTGA
- a CDS encoding ABC transporter ATP-binding protein, protein MLKKSLSNLKWWICGYILLGFTIQLLSSLGIVVFQKILDKAAVMSSFSEISNLIMVYGVLLAGVVILNYVDEYPSVYLSNSITERLKILALSKISKIDYQAYQDIGTGQMIKVIENGAAAGNSMIYSFFLKTLHELLPTLLFSLIFISFYDLRIMLVIAAGYVVVFLITNLLLKFLYAMKATILQEQEKMSRFSIRGFMELVVFRTNKRYEKEIDKLSQTARTIIHKNAQLQMIHEAFFAIFELFVTVIKVVVLIYGVKSVVAGDTSLGVVVALFMFIDKIYSPIAIFNVLFVDFRLNRVTYKRFEEFIEAPEDRNLESGEVVTEIHGNIEFRDVSFDYGQVKILNNLTFSIERGMSVAIVGLSGGGKSTLIKLIVGLLKKDKGELLLDGKDIDEIHLDSYYDHISYLSQDTPIFDATIRDNIVFDEHTLSDEELYEILGKVHLQEKISQLPDRLDTLVGEKGVKLSGGERQRLAFARIIAQKRNVLILDEPVSALDNITEQSLMETILEEFKDKTIIIVAHRLNFIKDVDKILVVDHGSVVGEGKFDDLIEHCEVFKALWSRKISFTDAD, encoded by the coding sequence ATGTTGAAAAAGAGTCTATCTAACCTAAAGTGGTGGATATGCGGTTATATTTTATTGGGTTTTACTATTCAGCTGCTGAGTAGTTTAGGGATTGTAGTGTTTCAAAAAATATTAGACAAGGCCGCGGTGATGAGCAGCTTCAGTGAGATATCTAATTTAATCATGGTGTATGGAGTTTTACTGGCTGGCGTCGTGATCCTAAATTATGTGGACGAATATCCTAGTGTTTATTTATCGAACAGTATAACGGAGAGATTAAAGATACTCGCACTATCCAAAATATCCAAAATCGACTATCAAGCCTATCAGGATATCGGCACAGGGCAGATGATTAAAGTGATCGAGAACGGGGCAGCGGCTGGAAACAGCATGATCTATTCTTTTTTCCTTAAAACATTACATGAGTTATTGCCCACGCTTCTGTTCAGTTTAATCTTTATTAGCTTCTATGATTTAAGGATCATGTTAGTCATTGCAGCAGGCTACGTGGTCGTCTTTCTAATAACGAATCTGCTGTTGAAATTTCTGTATGCGATGAAGGCTACCATTCTCCAGGAACAAGAAAAGATGTCCAGATTCTCTATCCGTGGGTTTATGGAATTGGTTGTCTTCCGAACGAATAAACGATATGAGAAAGAGATTGATAAATTAAGCCAGACCGCACGCACTATCATTCATAAGAATGCTCAGCTACAAATGATCCACGAAGCTTTTTTCGCGATATTCGAGCTGTTTGTTACGGTAATTAAGGTCGTCGTCTTGATTTACGGTGTAAAAAGCGTTGTTGCAGGTGATACCTCACTTGGTGTTGTGGTCGCATTGTTTATGTTTATTGATAAGATTTACTCGCCGATTGCCATCTTTAATGTTCTATTTGTAGATTTCAGACTGAACAGAGTGACCTACAAAAGATTTGAGGAATTTATTGAGGCCCCAGAAGATAGAAACTTGGAGTCCGGAGAAGTCGTCACAGAGATCCACGGTAATATTGAATTTAGGGACGTATCTTTTGATTATGGGCAAGTGAAAATCTTGAATAATCTAACCTTTTCGATTGAGCGAGGAATGTCTGTTGCGATTGTCGGATTAAGCGGGGGCGGGAAATCTACCCTGATAAAATTGATTGTAGGATTATTAAAAAAGGACAAAGGTGAACTCTTATTGGACGGTAAGGATATCGATGAGATCCATCTGGATAGTTACTATGATCATATCTCTTACTTATCACAGGACACACCGATTTTTGATGCCACAATCAGGGACAATATTGTATTTGATGAGCATACCTTATCCGATGAAGAACTCTATGAGATTTTGGGAAAAGTTCATCTGCAGGAAAAAATAAGCCAATTGCCGGATCGTTTAGATACTTTGGTAGGTGAAAAAGGGGTTAAATTATCAGGAGGGGAAAGACAGCGATTAGCTTTTGCCAGAATCATCGCCCAAAAAAGAAATGTTCTAATTCTGGATGAGCCGGTGTCGGCACTTGATAATATCACGGAGCAAAGTCTCATGGAGACGATTTTGGAGGAATTTAAGGACAAAACCATCATCATTGTTGCCCACCGATTAAATTTCATAAAAGACGTTGATAAGATACTGGTAGTGGATCACGGTTCGGTTGTGGGTGAAGGGAAGTTTGATGATTTGATAGAGCATTGTGAAGTTTTTAAAGCGTTATGGAGTAGAAAAATATCGTTTACAGATGCTGATTAA
- a CDS encoding NUDIX hydrolase, with protein sequence MAWPTHIVAVGGFAENEQGDILLVKTHDGGWVFPGGQVEVRENLIDALVREIKEESGIDVTVSQLVGVYSNTGIHKWYDGVTDVPTKVMFDFICKPVGGELCTSEETSEVMWVAKEKVLDWITQPAIRTRYQAYLDYDGNTRYMDYVTGDMFEVNLDRTV encoded by the coding sequence ATGGCATGGCCAACACATATTGTAGCGGTAGGTGGATTCGCAGAAAATGAGCAAGGAGATATCCTTTTAGTAAAGACTCATGATGGTGGCTGGGTATTTCCTGGTGGACAAGTAGAGGTCAGAGAGAACCTAATCGATGCATTAGTTCGAGAAATTAAAGAGGAAAGTGGAATAGATGTCACGGTTTCTCAATTGGTTGGTGTGTATTCGAATACAGGTATCCATAAATGGTATGACGGTGTGACGGATGTTCCTACTAAGGTCATGTTTGATTTTATCTGCAAGCCCGTGGGTGGGGAATTATGTACCTCGGAGGAAACCTCTGAAGTAATGTGGGTGGCAAAAGAGAAAGTGCTGGATTGGATTACACAACCGGCTATTCGTACCCGCTATCAAGCTTATTTGGATTACGATGGGAATACGAGGTATATGGATTATGTAACTGGAGACATGTTTGAAGTTAATTTAGATCGAACGGTGTAA
- a CDS encoding TetR/AcrR family transcriptional regulator has product MDKKRGRPRNSEAEASILAASYDLLLETGFGAVTVEKIAERAKVSKATIYKWWPNKAAVVMDGYLSAASARLPVPDTGSVMDDIMIHATNLANFLRSREGKIITELIGEGQFDAGLAEAYRARFFAPRRQEARQLLERGVTRGQLKVGLDIGITIDLLYGPIFYRLLITGDELNEAFVKYLITSAFEGIKA; this is encoded by the coding sequence ATGGATAAAAAAAGAGGACGGCCGCGCAATAGCGAAGCCGAGGCTTCTATTCTGGCAGCATCGTATGATCTACTACTAGAGACTGGATTTGGTGCGGTGACCGTAGAGAAAATCGCGGAACGGGCCAAGGTAAGTAAAGCGACCATTTATAAATGGTGGCCTAACAAAGCAGCTGTGGTCATGGACGGCTACCTCTCTGCAGCATCCGCAAGATTGCCAGTGCCAGACACCGGTTCGGTCATGGACGATATTATGATACATGCCACAAACCTGGCTAATTTTCTTCGCAGCCGAGAAGGAAAGATCATTACCGAGTTGATCGGCGAAGGTCAATTTGATGCCGGCCTTGCTGAGGCCTATCGTGCGAGGTTTTTCGCTCCCCGTCGCCAAGAGGCACGACAGTTGTTGGAGCGTGGGGTGACCCGGGGCCAATTAAAAGTGGGTCTGGATATTGGGATCACGATTGATCTGCTCTATGGACCGATATTTTATCGGCTTTTGATCACAGGGGATGAGCTGAACGAAGCTTTTGTGAAATATTTGATCACCTCTGCCTTTGAGGGCATCAAAGCATAA
- a CDS encoding MFS transporter, whose product MHQGSSMNRVSSVGSVNSVKPAKEHSERKTIPGWITFLLAASCGLIVANLYYAQTLIGQIAQATHLSSGAAGLIVTLTQVGYVIGLLFVVPLSDIIENRRLTVASLAVVVVSLIAATIAPNAAIFLGASLFIGLGSVAAQILVPYASFLAAEEQRGRVVGNVMSGLLLGIMFARPLASFVSGLWGWHAIYAISAVVIALLTLLLSRVLPQRQPEPTMNYGGLVRSLGTLLKNTPVLRRRAIYQASLFGAFSLFWTTVSLHLADTYHLSQQGIALFALAGVAGAIASPIAGRLADRGWTRPLTGLAFVLAAAAFLLAYLFQNDSRVTLGLLVAAAIMLDMGVSGNLVLGQRAIYSLGNEARGRLNGLFMAIFFVGGAIGSSLGGWAYAYGGWSLTSLIGLALPILAFLYYLTEKKQA is encoded by the coding sequence ATGCATCAAGGCAGTAGTATGAATCGGGTAAGTTCGGTAGGTTCAGTAAATTCGGTAAAACCGGCAAAGGAACATTCGGAAAGAAAGACAATCCCTGGATGGATTACATTTTTATTGGCGGCCTCCTGCGGACTTATTGTAGCCAATCTGTATTACGCCCAAACCCTGATCGGACAGATTGCCCAAGCTACGCATCTTTCATCCGGTGCAGCAGGTCTGATTGTGACTTTGACCCAGGTAGGTTATGTAATTGGTCTCTTGTTCGTAGTACCGCTTAGCGATATTATTGAAAACCGCCGCCTGACAGTGGCGTCTCTGGCTGTGGTGGTGGTGTCGCTGATAGCGGCTACGATAGCTCCTAATGCAGCGATCTTTCTGGGAGCGTCCCTGTTCATTGGACTCGGTTCTGTAGCCGCGCAGATTCTTGTGCCGTATGCGTCTTTTTTGGCTGCTGAAGAGCAGCGCGGCCGGGTAGTCGGTAATGTTATGAGTGGTTTGCTGCTCGGTATTATGTTCGCCCGGCCGCTGGCCAGCTTTGTCTCTGGATTGTGGGGCTGGCATGCGATTTATGCCATATCGGCGGTAGTGATCGCCTTGTTGACACTTCTGTTGTCCCGTGTACTGCCGCAGCGCCAACCTGAGCCTACAATGAATTATGGTGGACTGGTACGTTCTCTGGGAACTTTGCTGAAGAATACACCGGTGCTGCGTCGTCGGGCGATTTATCAGGCTAGCCTGTTCGGAGCCTTCAGCCTATTCTGGACGACGGTCTCTTTGCATCTGGCCGATACGTATCATTTAAGTCAGCAAGGCATCGCCTTGTTTGCACTGGCCGGAGTGGCTGGAGCAATTGCCTCTCCTATCGCCGGGAGGTTAGCTGACCGTGGCTGGACCCGGCCGTTGACCGGTCTTGCATTTGTGTTGGCGGCTGCGGCTTTTTTACTGGCTTATCTGTTTCAGAATGATTCAAGAGTGACGCTCGGGTTACTGGTTGCCGCAGCTATTATGCTGGATATGGGGGTATCGGGTAATCTAGTACTTGGACAAAGGGCGATTTATTCTCTTGGCAATGAGGCAAGAGGGCGTTTGAACGGATTGTTTATGGCGATATTTTTCGTAGGCGGAGCCATCGGCTCCTCGCTGGGCGGCTGGGCATATGCGTACGGAGGTTGGAGTCTGACCAGCTTGATCGGTCTGGCGCTGCCGATCTTGGCCTTCCTGTACTATTTGACAGAGAAGAAACAAGCATAA
- a CDS encoding LysR family transcriptional regulator, with amino-acid sequence MNLHALRLFHVIASMGSVTRASETLNISQPAITAQIKKFEKELSFALFKPQGRGIALTDAGEELALLAKRLFAVEQQIEQFAQDYVNGTNGSIRLAATYLPAHFLIPTWIAKFKQQYEQVEMVITTTNSSDALKQLLNVDVDMAIYGGIAEAYPDTIQTEELFQDELWFVVAPDHPYANQQISLSEMMKESFVMREEGSSTRERLLSLCRTYNTPAPTISLQFNGLHEAIKAVIAGYGANFVSSLVVREYVERGELCRVYVEGIHLKNSIAICTRKNEPLSASADNLIQMIRQNPYTM; translated from the coding sequence ATGAATCTACACGCTTTGCGCTTATTCCATGTGATCGCATCAATGGGCAGTGTGACACGCGCCTCAGAAACTTTAAATATCAGTCAGCCTGCGATTACGGCTCAGATCAAAAAATTCGAAAAGGAACTATCCTTCGCCCTATTTAAGCCTCAAGGCAGAGGAATTGCTTTAACAGATGCGGGTGAAGAGCTTGCCCTACTCGCGAAAAGACTGTTCGCCGTTGAACAGCAGATCGAACAATTTGCTCAAGATTACGTAAACGGCACGAATGGAAGTATTCGTCTAGCCGCGACGTATTTGCCCGCTCACTTCCTTATCCCTACCTGGATTGCAAAGTTCAAACAACAATATGAGCAAGTGGAAATGGTGATTACTACCACCAATTCAAGCGATGCTCTGAAGCAGTTGTTAAATGTAGACGTGGATATGGCGATTTACGGGGGAATTGCTGAGGCCTATCCAGATACGATCCAGACTGAGGAGTTATTTCAGGATGAGCTATGGTTTGTAGTTGCGCCAGATCACCCTTATGCGAATCAGCAAATTTCTTTATCCGAAATGATGAAGGAGTCTTTTGTCATGCGTGAGGAGGGGAGTTCGACACGAGAGCGACTCTTATCCTTATGCCGTACATACAATACGCCCGCGCCCACGATCTCTTTACAATTTAATGGACTTCATGAAGCGATTAAAGCGGTTATTGCCGGATATGGCGCCAACTTCGTCTCTTCGCTCGTTGTACGCGAATATGTAGAACGTGGAGAATTATGCCGAGTTTATGTCGAAGGAATACATCTGAAGAATAGTATTGCGATATGTACGCGGAAAAATGAACCCTTATCCGCTTCTGCGGACAATCTTATTCAGATGATCCGCCAAAATCCTTATACGATGTAG
- a CDS encoding O-methyltransferase, with translation MNQTTTWDKVDQYITERLIPQDSVLEEVLFANQQAGLPPFDVSPSQGKFLNLLVQMKGARRILEIGTLGGYSTIWMARALPSDGHIVTLELDPSHAQVAGTNFELAQVDELIELRIGDALGQLSQMKQEGVEPFDFIFIDADKPNNPNYLQWALHFSHPGTVIIGDNVIREGEVINQNSKDPRVVGVRQFYDLLAEEPRISATAIQTVGSKGYDGFVLGIVNS, from the coding sequence ATGAATCAAACGACTACATGGGATAAAGTTGATCAATATATTACAGAGCGTCTAATTCCACAGGACTCCGTGCTGGAGGAAGTATTGTTCGCCAATCAGCAGGCAGGCCTACCACCTTTTGATGTTTCACCTAGTCAGGGCAAATTTCTTAACCTATTGGTTCAAATGAAAGGTGCGCGCCGGATTCTAGAGATTGGCACCTTAGGTGGGTATAGCACGATTTGGATGGCAAGAGCCCTCCCGTCTGACGGACATATCGTTACTTTGGAGCTAGATCCATCGCATGCTCAGGTGGCTGGGACCAATTTCGAGCTTGCTCAAGTAGATGAACTGATAGAACTTCGTATAGGTGATGCTTTGGGGCAATTGTCTCAGATGAAACAAGAGGGTGTGGAACCCTTTGACTTTATATTCATTGATGCAGATAAGCCGAATAATCCTAACTATTTACAATGGGCGCTTCACTTCTCCCACCCTGGAACGGTGATTATAGGGGATAATGTAATACGTGAAGGCGAGGTCATTAACCAGAATAGCAAAGATCCTCGTGTAGTAGGTGTACGGCAATTTTATGATCTGTTAGCAGAAGAACCTAGGATATCGGCTACTGCCATTCAGACGGTGGGAAGTAAAGGGTATGATGGATTCGTATTAGGGATTGTAAATAGCTGA
- a CDS encoding GNAT family N-acetyltransferase, protein MQPTFETQRLMLRPFQSTDASDVQELAGNMEVARTTLSIPHPYPDGAAESWISACKKRADEGDGFPFALIGKESNTLIGCMSLNIDKSHKRGELAYWVGEPFWGNGYATEAAKKLIDFGFEDLLLNKIWAAAMTRNPASSNVMKKSGMRFEGEFKRHILKWDKFEDLVFYGLTRMEYEDRKSS, encoded by the coding sequence ATGCAACCTACATTTGAAACACAAAGGTTAATGCTAAGACCGTTTCAATCCACAGATGCAAGTGACGTTCAAGAGCTTGCTGGGAATATGGAAGTAGCTAGAACAACATTGTCCATTCCCCATCCATATCCAGATGGAGCGGCTGAATCTTGGATTAGTGCCTGTAAGAAGAGAGCAGACGAGGGGGATGGATTTCCTTTTGCTTTAATTGGTAAAGAGAGCAACACCCTAATAGGTTGTATGAGTCTAAATATAGACAAATCGCATAAAAGAGGTGAGCTTGCTTATTGGGTAGGAGAACCTTTTTGGGGAAATGGTTATGCGACTGAAGCAGCTAAGAAACTGATTGATTTCGGATTTGAAGACCTGCTATTAAATAAAATATGGGCAGCGGCAATGACTAGAAATCCTGCGTCCTCCAATGTTATGAAAAAATCTGGAATGAGATTTGAAGGGGAATTTAAACGGCATATTTTAAAATGGGATAAATTCGAGGATCTAGTCTTCTACGGGTTAACTAGAATGGAATATGAAGATAGGAAATCATCTTAA
- a CDS encoding FtsX-like permease family protein, translating to MSINVLMLRNLRKNIRNYYLYVFALVFSVALYFAFVTLQYDPSMDAVEGSVKGGAAIKAASVLLVAIVSIFLLYANTIFIKRRGKEIGLFQLIGMTKGKIFRILSAENFILYFGSLVLGIAVGFSVSKLILMILFKTIGVDAIASLRFSAPALIQTLIVFFVIYLLIMLMNYSFIKRQSILSLFRVTSTTEGNVKKLSIFEMIIGIAGIGLILLGYSISSRLFSGDLTSMTELSIAMITILASVIIGTYLFYKGSVSFIFHLIRKKKNGYLNIKEVLSLSSIMFRMKSNAVLLTVITTVSALALGLLSLSYISFYSAEKSAKLYVPSDFILTDIQEADQFKEALTAENLMFTEKITEVIQVDVNVEKLLGNNPQAIGMMSKNMTLPVISENSLEGIDLSPDEAYFTKTSSAMENLISMKDKGDIELKGQHEVIPQFYKRIDIEAPVLFYFTGGGLPLAIVDDTTFERLKKDLDPALQKKSSLNISIDMKDRSSVEHANELFQNMKFKKDSKYDSQLETKNNQKQNMGLIMFIVAFLGLTFLITSGCILYFKQMDESENEKSNYTILRKLGFTQGDLLKGIQAKQLFNFGIPLVIGLLHSYFAVKSGWFFFGTELMTPMILVMLLYTALYSIFAVLSVFYYKKVIKESL from the coding sequence ATGAGCATTAATGTACTGATGCTTCGAAATCTGCGAAAAAACATCAGAAATTACTACCTGTATGTGTTTGCTCTCGTTTTTAGCGTGGCCTTATATTTCGCCTTTGTTACGTTGCAATACGATCCTTCAATGGATGCGGTAGAAGGCTCGGTCAAGGGTGGCGCAGCAATTAAGGCTGCCTCGGTCTTACTGGTCGCAATTGTATCCATTTTCCTGTTATATGCTAACACCATCTTCATCAAACGCCGGGGGAAAGAAATTGGCCTGTTCCAATTAATCGGGATGACCAAGGGAAAAATATTTCGAATTCTTTCGGCAGAGAACTTCATTCTATATTTCGGATCTTTAGTTCTAGGGATCGCCGTAGGCTTTTCTGTTTCAAAGTTAATTCTCATGATTCTTTTTAAAACGATAGGGGTCGATGCGATAGCCTCCCTTCGTTTTTCTGCTCCAGCCCTGATTCAAACGCTGATTGTATTCTTTGTAATCTATCTCTTAATCATGCTGATGAATTATAGCTTTATTAAAAGACAGAGCATTTTATCCTTATTCCGGGTGACCTCAACCACAGAAGGCAATGTGAAAAAGCTGTCTATCTTTGAAATGATTATAGGGATCGCTGGGATTGGATTGATTCTGCTTGGCTATTCGATTTCATCTCGATTGTTTAGCGGAGACTTAACATCAATGACTGAGCTATCTATAGCCATGATCACTATTCTGGCTTCAGTTATCATTGGGACTTATCTTTTTTATAAAGGCTCTGTAAGCTTTATCTTTCATCTCATTCGCAAAAAGAAAAACGGGTATCTAAATATTAAAGAGGTGTTGTCACTCTCCTCCATTATGTTCCGAATGAAATCAAATGCCGTATTACTGACCGTCATTACAACGGTATCAGCGCTGGCGCTAGGTTTATTATCCTTGAGCTACATTTCGTTCTACTCTGCTGAGAAAAGTGCGAAGCTCTATGTTCCGTCAGATTTTATTCTTACGGATATCCAGGAGGCTGATCAATTTAAAGAGGCATTAACGGCTGAAAATTTGATGTTTACAGAAAAAATAACCGAAGTCATTCAGGTAGATGTAAATGTGGAGAAACTACTAGGTAACAATCCCCAGGCAATCGGTATGATGTCGAAGAATATGACTCTCCCTGTCATTAGTGAAAATTCTCTTGAGGGCATTGATCTATCCCCGGATGAGGCCTATTTTACGAAGACAAGTAGTGCAATGGAGAATCTAATTAGTATGAAAGACAAAGGTGATATTGAACTCAAGGGACAACATGAAGTCATTCCGCAGTTTTATAAAAGAATTGATATCGAAGCCCCCGTTTTATTCTATTTCACGGGTGGCGGCTTACCCCTTGCTATTGTAGACGACACGACCTTTGAACGCTTAAAGAAGGATCTAGATCCAGCCCTTCAAAAAAAGTCCTCTCTTAATATCAGCATCGATATGAAGGACCGGTCAAGCGTTGAACATGCTAATGAGCTTTTTCAGAACATGAAATTTAAAAAAGACAGCAAATACGACTCTCAACTGGAGACGAAAAACAATCAAAAGCAAAATATGGGACTTATCATGTTTATCGTTGCCTTTCTGGGGCTAACCTTCCTGATTACCTCCGGATGTATACTTTACTTTAAACAAATGGATGAAAGTGAGAATGAAAAGTCCAATTACACGATCCTGAGAAAGCTTGGTTTTACGCAGGGTGATCTGCTTAAAGGCATTCAGGCGAAACAATTATTTAATTTTGGGATTCCGTTAGTCATTGGATTGCTTCACAGCTACTTCGCCGTAAAATCAGGATGGTTCTTCTTCGGTACAGAGCTTATGACGCCGATGATTCTGGTGATGCTGCTATACACCGCCTTATATTCGATTTTTGCAGTGCTATCCGTGTTCTATTATAAAAAAGTGATTAAAGAGTCGCTTTAA